DNA from Metabacillus flavus:
TGAAATCCGCAAACTTTCGGCTCAGGTAAAGGAAAGTGCGATTGCCATTGAATTGATCGTAGAAGATGTGCACAAAAGCATCCTGTCACAGGAAACGGCCTTTGATTTGAATCAGGAGATTCTTCAAGAAGGAAGAGAAAAAGGCCATGAAATGGACGGGATATTTAAAGAAGTCATGACGGCTGTTGATCATTTGGCGGAGCAGTCAAATGAAGTGCAAAGAGACTCAGCCGAAGTGGAAATGGAGAATCAGCTTCTAATCGACCGGATGAATGAGATTCTGGAACTGACTGAAAAGTTAAGCATGAGGACTGAGGGATCTGCTGAGATTACAATGGAGCAGCAATCCCATTTAATGGAACTGGAGATGACGGCCTCTACCATCAAGGAGCACATTCAGGCAATCCAGGAGAAGTTAAAAGAACAAACCGGTGTCCATGAAAATGTGGCCTGGATCCGTCCTGCCGTTATAAGAGAAAGGGATGAGCTAGAGGAGGCAAAATAAAAAGGACTCCTCAGTTTGAGAAGTCCTGAAGTATTTATTTTTCACCAGCAATCAAGTCTTTACCCCGGGCGCTTTTTGGCTATTGAAAAGATTTTGTTTTTCCGTCTGCAAGGCCTTCCTTGACCAGCTTGACCCGCAGAAATCACACGCCTTCCAATCCAGCCAACAGGGCGCTTTAAGAGAGCATAAATAAAAAAGCCAGGGAATCCCCTGGCTTAGCCAATAGCTTGAAGTCCTGCCTGGTTTAGAAAGTTCCAAGGCTTGTTATAGTGAGGCTGGAAGAAGAAGTCGACGAAGCCGAGTTCATCAATCGTCATCTCATTTTGAATGCAGACAGAGAGAGTGTTGACGGCTTGGGTTACATCAGTTTCTGACATTACTTGAGCGCCGACGATGCGGTTCGTTTCTTCCTCATAAACTACTTTCAACATGATTTCATTGTATTCAGGCATGAATTCAGGCTTGTCGTTTTCTTTGATTGTGATGGATTTCACATTCATATTTAAATGAGAGGCCGCGGTTTCGGTTACACCTGTGGAGGCGATGTTCAGGTCATAAATTTTAATCCCTGATGTACCTTGTGTTCCCATATAGCGGACCGTCGGCTTCATAATATTTTTCGCAACAAGAGTGCCCATCCGGACTGCGTTGGTTGCAAGCGGAATGTAAGCTGGCTGTTTTGTCGGGTTGTAGCGGATTGCACAGCTGTCGCCTGCAGCAAAGATGCTTTCATCACTCGTTCTCATATATTCATCCACAATAATTGCCCCGTTAGAAAGCATGTTAACTTCGCCTTTTAAAAGACCAGTATTCGGCTTGAAGCCGATGCAGAGGATGACAAGGTCTGCTTCGTACTCACCTTTGGATGTAATGACTTTCGAAACGCTGCCGTCAGTACCTTCGAAACGCGTTACGGTTTGTCCGAGGGCAAGAGTTATATCTTTAGCAGCAAGCGTACTCTCAATCTGATTCGTATATTCAGGATCCAGGTACTTGTTTAAAATCCGTTCTTCTCCATCAATCAGCGTCACATTTTTCCCATAATGCTCAAACGCCTCTACAAGTTCGATTCCGATGTAGCCTGCACCGACAACTGTAATGTTTTTGGCATTCTTTGATTTCTCAATGATTGTTTTAGCATGGGAGTAATTTTTGCAAAGCTGAATGTTATTTAGCTGAATGCCTTCCAGCGGAGGAACGACTGGCCATGAACCGGTTGTGATAACTAGTTTATCGTAAGAATCCTTAAAGGATTCACCTGTCTTCATATCGGTTACTGTGATTTCTTTTCCGTGACGATCGATATTGGTCACTTCGTGTTTTAATTTCATATGGATGCCCTGATCGGCTAGCTGTTCTGGTGAAGAGTAGAATAAGCTCTCCGCTTTTTCTACAACTCCGCCTACATATAGCGCTATTCCGCAGGAAAGGAAGGACACATTATCATTTTTCTCGTAAACGGTAATCTCTGCTTCAGGGTATTGTTTTTTCATATTTGAAACGGCTGCAGTACCAGCGTGTGTACATCCAATAACAATAACTTTCATTAGAAAAGACCTCCTAATATGTTTTGTGAAGCAATTCACAAGTATATGTGAATTGCTTCACATGACTTACCTTCAGTATACTCCGCTTAATTGAAAATGCAACATATTGTGAAGTATTTCACAAAAAAGACAAATTAAAATTTTCAAAGTGGATTCGGCAAGAATGAGCTGGAAGGACTTGATAATAAAAAGAGGCCGTCTCATCCCGGCCTCATTTGCTATTTCAATTTAATTTGAACAGGCTTGCTTTCCTGCATATGAATCGTCTTTGGCTTCGAATTTTGAGCAGTTGCTCTTTTTACTGAACTTGTAACGTTCTGAATAACCTCGCCAACATCATGCACAGATTCAATCAGAGGATCCACCGCTTTGACCTTCCCTTTTACATCAACTGAAATTTGATTAGCGGTGTGAATCAGTTCCTCCGCTTCCTCCGTCAGACCGTTCACAGCACTCCTGGCATCCGATAACGTTTTCTTGGTCTCAGCGAGAGTAACCATCACCTTGCGCAGCGTCATAATCAGGAAAACAACGAGAATCGTAAAGGCCACCGCAGCAATAGCCGCACTCCATTCAAGCATCCGGACCAGCTCCCTTCGTATACTCTCATTCTATGAGCGTAGTCGTAAGGACATTCCATTTCCGGGTATTGGAATATTTAGAGTATGATAGAGTGGTTAAAGAATAGAAAAGAGGAGCGGATTCCGTGCTTTCATCATTAAACGCGATCAACCAGCTTAAATCAGGGAATACTCTGCTGCTTCGGGAGCACAAGTGGCTGAAATTCCTAACCCTGACGAAAGAGAAAAATGTGAATCTTGAACAAATTGACTCGCTTGAGCATATGACAGAAAACCCTGTACTGGAGTATGTGGAAAGAACGCTCATCACGCTTGATGGCTTGCATCTTCCGGAATACCAAAAACAAGCAGTGGAAGAAGTCCTCATCTGGAGTGAAACAGCTAAATGCGGCCTTCCCCACCAAAGGCGTGAATGGCTGAAAAAGGGCTATCAGCTTGCCATACACAATATTGGATCTGCGCAAATTTATGCTTCCGAAATGGAAAAGCTGCCGGAATCAAAACGGGATCGTGAACGGGAAGAACTAATATACCTCCTCATCCTGACTCACGGATTAGCGGGACAATACATAAGAGGAGAAGTTCGATATGCTTCACTCCTCCCTCTAACACATGTAATCAAGAATGATTTGTTCTCTATTTTATATGCCTTAAACCAATGCATCATCGAAGGGGTGTCTCCCGGCATATGGAAATCTGTTGAAGAGGAAATGAAAGAAGTGATCACTTGGATCTGCGCAGGTGAAACGAGCAGGGAGCAGAACCTTTATGAGAGGATAAAAAGACTTAGAACCAATGCAGCCATTTTCGGAGAGGACTTTGCAGCAGTCTATAAAGAATTTGTGAAGGAAATTCCTCTAGCTGAACCCCGGCTGGACGCTTTTTTTCAAACGATCGACATGTGGTATGTGGAAGCCGCGCTGTATGATTTCAGTTTTGAGGAATTTATCAAGATATTCTTGCTAACAGAGAAGCAGGCGCAGGATTCTGCTCTTAGTCAGATTTCCTTTGAACCAATGATGAAGGAACTGTATTACGACTATAAAGGAAGAAAGACTGTTAATGTATACAAAAAAAGAATTATAGAATCCTATCTTGATGAATATTCGATCGAAGAGCTTCTGAATGGAAAGCAGCCGGAGAATGAACATGTCCAGCTAATTTCCGCAGCTTTGAACGAGCATGAGGAGATGGCGGGCATTTATTTCTCCTTTTCAGCCGCAGCCGAAAAGCTGATCGAGTTTTGCCAGGAGGCTGAAAAATCTCCGCTCTATGACCGGGCAATCGTGCTTTTATACGATTTGTTCAATTTCAGGAAAGATGGATATGATAGACTGAATAACGAACAAACGTATTTAAGCGATATGAACAGTTCGCAGGATTTCAAGAAAAAAATTGCCGATTACGCAATA
Protein-coding regions in this window:
- a CDS encoding DUF948 domain-containing protein — translated: MLEWSAAIAAVAFTILVVFLIMTLRKVMVTLAETKKTLSDARSAVNGLTEEAEELIHTANQISVDVKGKVKAVDPLIESVHDVGEVIQNVTSSVKRATAQNSKPKTIHMQESKPVQIKLK
- a CDS encoding FAD-dependent oxidoreductase: MKVIVIGCTHAGTAAVSNMKKQYPEAEITVYEKNDNVSFLSCGIALYVGGVVEKAESLFYSSPEQLADQGIHMKLKHEVTNIDRHGKEITVTDMKTGESFKDSYDKLVITTGSWPVVPPLEGIQLNNIQLCKNYSHAKTIIEKSKNAKNITVVGAGYIGIELVEAFEHYGKNVTLIDGEERILNKYLDPEYTNQIESTLAAKDITLALGQTVTRFEGTDGSVSKVITSKGEYEADLVILCIGFKPNTGLLKGEVNMLSNGAIIVDEYMRTSDESIFAAGDSCAIRYNPTKQPAYIPLATNAVRMGTLVAKNIMKPTVRYMGTQGTSGIKIYDLNIASTGVTETAASHLNMNVKSITIKENDKPEFMPEYNEIMLKVVYEEETNRIVGAQVMSETDVTQAVNTLSVCIQNEMTIDELGFVDFFFQPHYNKPWNFLNQAGLQAIG
- a CDS encoding class I SAM-dependent methyltransferase, with amino-acid sequence MLSSLNAINQLKSGNTLLLREHKWLKFLTLTKEKNVNLEQIDSLEHMTENPVLEYVERTLITLDGLHLPEYQKQAVEEVLIWSETAKCGLPHQRREWLKKGYQLAIHNIGSAQIYASEMEKLPESKRDREREELIYLLILTHGLAGQYIRGEVRYASLLPLTHVIKNDLFSILYALNQCIIEGVSPGIWKSVEEEMKEVITWICAGETSREQNLYERIKRLRTNAAIFGEDFAAVYKEFVKEIPLAEPRLDAFFQTIDMWYVEAALYDFSFEEFIKIFLLTEKQAQDSALSQISFEPMMKELYYDYKGRKTVNVYKKRIIESYLDEYSIEELLNGKQPENEHVQLISAALNEHEEMAGIYFSFSAAAEKLIEFCQEAEKSPLYDRAIVLLYDLFNFRKDGYDRLNNEQTYLSDMNSSQDFKKKIADYAIGETMIDIGPGGGVMLDLLTQYHPEAKIIGIDIAVNVVEELKRKKQREQAAWEVMQGDALELEHYVGKEGADTIVFSSILHEMFSYIPYEGKKFNHLVIAQALKSSLKALRPKGRIIIRDGIMTEPAEQKRIIRFKDSKGLSFFKRYVQDFEGRAIEYTLAGEDAVLLNVNDAMEFLYTYTWGEEAYPHEIQEQFGYFTPTLFKEFIKTALGSEAEILLFEHYLQEGYEEHLLKKIELTDENGIPVRLPDSTCFIVIEKK